From the Streptomyces nigrescens genome, one window contains:
- a CDS encoding formimidoylglutamate deiminase encodes MPLTPQATPTTYWLEHAWLGTHVEPGVAVDTADGRITAVRTGADTPPPGATALRGLTLPGLANAHSHAFHRALRATVQVGTGTFWTWREIMYSVAGRLTPDTYYALARAAYAEMALAGITCVGEFHYLHHAPGGTRYSDPNAMGEALLSAAAEAGIRITLLDTAYLSAGFGAPPNHHQLRFSDGTADRWAERADALKERAHARIGAAIHSVRAVPADQLGAVADWARARQAPLHVHLSEQTAENDACRDAHGVTPTRLLADRGVLGPRTTAVHATHLTDEDITLLGDSHTGVCMCPTTERDLADGIGPAAQLQGRGSPLSLGSDSHAVIDLLEEARAMELDERLRTRTRGHWTAAALLRAASADGHAALGWDDAGTLEAGALADLTTIALDSVRTAGPLPRLAAETAVFAASAADVRHTIVGGRQIVRDGVHTLVPDVPTALAASIAAVRG; translated from the coding sequence GTGCCGCTGACGCCGCAGGCAACACCGACGACGTACTGGCTCGAACACGCCTGGCTCGGCACCCATGTCGAGCCGGGCGTGGCCGTGGACACCGCGGACGGGCGGATCACCGCCGTCCGTACCGGGGCGGACACCCCGCCGCCCGGCGCCACCGCGCTGCGCGGCCTGACCCTCCCCGGCCTCGCCAACGCCCACTCGCACGCCTTCCACCGCGCCTTGCGCGCCACCGTCCAGGTCGGCACCGGCACCTTCTGGACCTGGCGCGAGATCATGTACAGCGTCGCCGGCCGGCTGACCCCCGACACCTATTACGCCCTCGCCCGCGCCGCCTACGCCGAGATGGCGCTGGCCGGCATCACCTGCGTCGGCGAATTCCACTACCTGCACCACGCGCCCGGCGGCACCCGCTACAGCGACCCCAACGCCATGGGCGAGGCGCTGCTCTCCGCCGCCGCCGAGGCCGGTATCCGCATCACCCTCCTCGACACGGCCTATCTCTCGGCCGGCTTCGGCGCCCCGCCCAACCACCACCAGCTGCGCTTCTCCGACGGCACCGCCGACCGCTGGGCCGAGCGCGCCGACGCCCTCAAGGAGCGCGCGCACGCCCGCATCGGCGCCGCCATCCACTCCGTACGCGCCGTCCCCGCCGACCAGCTCGGCGCCGTCGCGGACTGGGCCCGCGCACGGCAGGCCCCCCTGCACGTCCACCTCTCGGAGCAGACCGCCGAGAACGACGCCTGCCGGGACGCCCACGGCGTCACCCCCACGCGACTGTTGGCCGACCGCGGAGTGCTGGGCCCGCGCACCACCGCCGTGCACGCCACCCACCTCACCGATGAGGACATCACGCTCCTCGGCGACTCCCACACGGGCGTGTGCATGTGCCCCACCACCGAACGCGACCTCGCCGACGGCATCGGCCCGGCCGCTCAGCTCCAGGGCCGCGGCAGCCCGCTCTCCCTCGGCAGCGACAGCCACGCCGTCATCGACCTGCTCGAAGAGGCCCGCGCCATGGAGCTCGACGAACGGCTGCGCACCCGCACCCGCGGGCACTGGACGGCCGCCGCCCTGCTGCGCGCCGCGTCCGCCGACGGACACGCCGCCCTGGGCTGGGACGACGCCGGAACCCTCGAAGCCGGGGCGCTCGCCGACCTCACCACGATCGCACTGGACTCCGTACGCACCGCCGGACCACTGCCCCGGCTGGCCGCCGAAACGGCCGTATTCGCCGCCTCCGCGGCGGACGTACGACACACCATCGTCGGCGGCCGGCAGATCGTCCGGGACGGTGTGCACACTCTTGTCCCCGACGTACCCACCGCCCTCGCCGCATCCATCGCCGCGGTACGCGGCTGA
- the hutI gene encoding imidazolonepropionase has translation MTTTSAPTTAITHIAQLVTNDPSLGEGPLGLIQDAAVVIDGDRIAWVGPSSKAPATDNAVDAGGRAAIPGFVDSHSHLVFAGDRTAEFNARMSGRPYSAGGIRTTVAATRAATDEALHANIARYLAEALRQGTTTQETKSGYGLTVEDEARALRIAAEHTDEVTFLGAHIVSPDYADDPAGYVDLVTGPMLDACAPHARWVDVFCEKGAFDGDQARAVLTAGKAKGLVPRVHANQLGHGPGVQLAVELGAASADHCTHLSPADIDALAQSDTVATLLPGAEFSTRARWPDARPLLDAGATVALSTDCNPGSSFTSSMPFCIALAVRDMGMTPDEAVWAATAGGARALRRTDVGRITPGARADLALLDAPSHVHLAYRPGVPLVSAVWHKGVLA, from the coding sequence ATGACGACGACCTCAGCGCCGACCACCGCCATCACCCACATCGCCCAGCTCGTCACCAACGACCCCTCCCTCGGCGAAGGCCCCCTCGGCCTGATCCAGGACGCGGCGGTCGTCATCGACGGCGACCGCATCGCCTGGGTCGGTCCCTCCAGCAAAGCACCCGCCACCGACAACGCCGTCGACGCCGGCGGCCGCGCCGCCATCCCCGGCTTCGTCGACTCCCACTCCCACCTGGTCTTCGCCGGTGACCGTACCGCGGAGTTCAACGCCCGGATGTCCGGCCGCCCTTACTCCGCCGGCGGCATCCGCACCACCGTCGCCGCCACCCGCGCCGCCACCGACGAGGCCCTGCACGCCAACATCGCCCGCTACCTCGCCGAGGCGCTCCGCCAGGGCACCACCACCCAGGAGACCAAGTCCGGCTACGGGCTGACCGTCGAGGACGAGGCCCGCGCGCTGCGCATCGCCGCCGAGCACACCGACGAGGTCACCTTCCTCGGCGCGCACATCGTCTCGCCCGACTACGCCGACGACCCGGCCGGCTACGTCGACCTCGTCACCGGCCCGATGCTGGACGCCTGCGCCCCGCACGCCCGTTGGGTCGACGTCTTCTGCGAGAAGGGCGCCTTCGACGGCGACCAGGCCCGCGCCGTCCTCACCGCGGGCAAGGCCAAGGGCCTGGTGCCCCGGGTGCACGCCAACCAGCTCGGCCACGGCCCCGGCGTCCAGCTCGCCGTCGAACTCGGCGCCGCCTCCGCCGACCACTGCACCCACCTCAGCCCGGCCGACATCGACGCCCTCGCGCAGTCCGACACCGTCGCCACCCTGCTCCCGGGCGCCGAGTTCTCCACCCGCGCCCGGTGGCCCGACGCCCGTCCGCTGCTCGACGCCGGCGCCACCGTCGCCCTGTCCACGGACTGCAACCCCGGCTCGTCCTTCACGAGTTCGATGCCGTTCTGCATCGCGCTGGCCGTCCGCGACATGGGAATGACGCCCGACGAGGCCGTGTGGGCAGCCACCGCGGGCGGCGCCCGCGCACTGCGCCGCACGGACGTCGGCCGGATCACCCCCGGCGCCCGCGCCGACCTCGCCCTCCTGGACGCGCCCTCGCACGTCCACCTCGCCTACCGGCCGGGCGTCCCGCTCGTCTCCGCGGTGTGGCACAAGGGCGTTCTCGCCTGA
- a CDS encoding SUKH-4 family immunity protein, whose amino-acid sequence MSNGVRGPSDAVTDDPARWAAVDRPAVRAHFDATAGAHSVWREVFEQAEAIFGGAEVPPAEFASWLHFAATVLGHDAYAARIAAAEPGMPWRTVWAWWRPAGRCVAQPERLTEYEAAFYECGGRTLLHVETADDSGLLLDLETGIRVPAPSAADVSPSAPPRRCGGDGEALGDFRLSAPEAWAYADPLPAPDGRTWHLVQHDAHGLALLETDPVVLRDWPRGGIDHTSAEEGMPGRVPFLPPSAEPLTASRVDAAFAPAPVVRFPEEALPAGLRDSAARAFLREVGLPRQWRSYKADFVLRPDDEPAEVDESAVAGVRLPDGTVAADLLASAAPSTVRCICTAMTGRCTSPRRRRSSANRARSWWSWRPAWRSSPLSGGRAPVSERRVGPLSGGAGHDRGVRRGDGRARAGTARPGDSPGGAVEPLHLGPHRVGR is encoded by the coding sequence ATGAGCAACGGGGTGAGGGGGCCGTCCGACGCCGTGACGGACGATCCTGCGCGGTGGGCGGCCGTCGACCGGCCGGCGGTGCGCGCGCACTTCGATGCCACGGCCGGGGCGCACAGCGTCTGGCGTGAGGTGTTCGAGCAGGCCGAGGCGATCTTCGGGGGCGCGGAGGTGCCGCCTGCCGAGTTCGCGTCCTGGCTGCATTTCGCGGCGACGGTGCTGGGACACGACGCGTACGCCGCGCGGATCGCGGCCGCCGAGCCGGGCATGCCGTGGCGGACGGTGTGGGCATGGTGGCGGCCGGCGGGACGGTGCGTGGCGCAGCCCGAGCGGCTGACCGAGTACGAGGCGGCGTTCTACGAGTGCGGCGGCCGGACGCTGCTGCACGTCGAGACCGCGGACGACTCCGGGCTCCTGCTGGATCTGGAGACCGGCATACGGGTCCCGGCGCCGTCCGCCGCAGACGTCAGTCCTTCGGCGCCGCCCCGCCGTTGTGGGGGCGACGGCGAGGCTCTCGGCGACTTCCGGCTGTCCGCACCCGAGGCCTGGGCCTACGCCGACCCGCTCCCCGCCCCGGACGGCAGGACATGGCATCTGGTCCAGCACGATGCCCATGGGCTCGCGCTCCTGGAAACGGACCCGGTGGTGCTGCGTGACTGGCCGCGCGGCGGGATCGACCACACCTCGGCCGAGGAGGGCATGCCGGGGCGGGTGCCGTTTCTCCCGCCGTCCGCGGAGCCGCTGACCGCCTCGCGGGTCGACGCGGCCTTCGCGCCGGCCCCGGTGGTCCGGTTCCCCGAGGAGGCGCTGCCCGCCGGTCTCCGCGATTCCGCCGCCCGCGCCTTTCTGCGCGAGGTCGGTCTGCCGAGGCAATGGCGCTCCTACAAGGCCGACTTCGTGCTGCGCCCGGACGACGAGCCGGCCGAGGTGGACGAGAGCGCGGTGGCCGGGGTGCGGCTGCCGGACGGGACGGTGGCGGCGGATCTGTTGGCCTCGGCCGCTCCGTCCACGGTGCGCTGTATCTGCACCGCCATGACGGGACGGTGCACATCGCCGCGTCGTCGGCGGAGCTCGGCGAACCGGGCCCGGTCTTGGTGGAGTTGGCGCCCGGCCTGGAGGTCTTCACCGTTGTCTGGAGGCCGTGCGCCGGTATCTGAGCGCCGTGTCGGCCCCCTATCCGGGGGAGCCGGACATGACCGAGGTGTTCGCCGCGGAGATGGACGCGCTCGCGCCGGGACTGCTCGACCCGGAGACTCCCCGGGGGGTGCTGTGGAGCCACTTCACCTGGGCCCTCACCGAGTGGGACGGTGA
- a CDS encoding RNA polymerase sigma factor SigF has product MSPRLDELRTDDTRQSASSTPPSDPTGQIPAQSLPVESDLAEMTEVDDLPEIPPFDEVGPVDARALSKTLFERLETLEEGTHEFAYVRNTLVELNLALVKFAASRFRSRSEPMEDIVQVGTIGLIKAIDRFELSRGVEFPTFAMPTIVGEIKRFFRDTSWSVRVPRRLQELRLDLAKAGDELAQKLDRAPTVHELAARLDISRDEVVEGMAASNAYTASSLDAQPEEDDSEGALADRIGYEDHGLEGIEYVESLKPLIAELPPRDRKILSLRFVANMTQSEIGEELGISQMHVSRLLSRTLVRLRKGLMIEE; this is encoded by the coding sequence ATGTCACCCCGGCTCGACGAACTGCGCACCGACGACACCCGGCAGTCCGCATCGTCGACACCCCCGTCCGACCCGACCGGACAGATCCCTGCCCAGTCACTGCCTGTCGAATCAGATCTGGCAGAGATGACTGAGGTCGACGATCTGCCCGAGATCCCGCCGTTCGACGAGGTGGGCCCGGTGGACGCGAGGGCTCTGTCCAAGACCCTCTTCGAGCGGCTCGAAACGCTCGAGGAAGGCACGCACGAATTCGCGTACGTCCGCAACACCCTGGTCGAGCTCAATCTCGCTCTGGTGAAGTTCGCGGCCTCCCGGTTCCGCTCGCGCAGTGAGCCCATGGAGGACATCGTCCAGGTCGGCACGATCGGCCTGATCAAGGCGATCGACCGCTTCGAACTCAGCCGTGGCGTGGAGTTCCCGACGTTCGCCATGCCGACCATCGTCGGCGAGATCAAGCGCTTCTTCCGTGACACCAGCTGGTCGGTGCGGGTCCCGAGGCGTCTGCAGGAACTGCGTCTGGACCTCGCCAAGGCGGGCGACGAACTCGCGCAGAAGCTGGACCGCGCCCCCACGGTGCACGAACTCGCCGCGCGGCTCGACATCAGCCGTGACGAGGTCGTCGAGGGGATGGCCGCGAGCAACGCGTACACCGCGAGCTCGCTGGACGCCCAGCCCGAGGAGGACGACAGCGAAGGCGCGCTGGCGGACCGCATCGGCTACGAGGACCACGGTCTCGAAGGCATCGAGTACGTGGAGTCCCTCAAGCCGCTGATCGCCGAACTCCCGCCGCGTGACCGCAAGATCCTCTCGCTGCGCTTCGTCGCCAATATGACGCAGTCCGAGATCGGCGAGGAGCTGGGCATCTCCCAGATGCATGTCTCCCGTCTGCTCTCCCGCACCCTCGTGCGGCTCCGCAAGGGGCTCATGATCGAGGAGTGA
- a CDS encoding STAS domain-containing protein, with product MDRGTVGSASRGRLHVEIRHHGASAVVTVSGELDHHTADLLRESLEGCVDDGYARLVVDCSPLEFMDSTGLNVLLGARLKAEAEGGGVHLAGMQPVVARVFEITGAEAVFTVHDSLDAALAD from the coding sequence ATGGACCGCGGGACGGTCGGCAGTGCAAGCCGGGGCCGGCTTCACGTCGAGATCCGCCATCACGGCGCCAGCGCGGTGGTGACGGTCTCCGGTGAGCTGGATCACCACACGGCGGATCTGTTGCGTGAGTCACTGGAAGGCTGTGTGGACGACGGCTATGCACGCCTGGTGGTGGACTGCTCACCCCTTGAGTTCATGGACTCCACCGGTCTCAATGTTCTGCTCGGCGCGCGCCTGAAGGCGGAGGCCGAGGGGGGCGGGGTGCACTTGGCGGGGATGCAGCCGGTGGTTGCCCGGGTCTTCGAGATCACGGGCGCCGAGGCGGTCTTCACGGTGCATGACTCTCTCGACGCGGCCCTGGCCGACTGA
- a CDS encoding ATP-binding protein: protein MSTTRPYPPGDLGPESGGAGASAAAPAAAIPAGQIRRLRLAGTRGAVARGRDFARQALHDWGWLPAAGADQRAAAEDVLLVVSELVTNACLHAEGPEELRLRCTGKVLRLEVSDLGTGSPAPRSPHRPGRPGGHGMFIVQRLCLDWGVVRNADGTGKTVWAELAAPS, encoded by the coding sequence ATGAGCACCACCCGGCCGTACCCGCCGGGCGATCTCGGCCCGGAGTCGGGCGGCGCCGGTGCTTCCGCCGCCGCCCCGGCTGCCGCCATCCCGGCCGGCCAGATCCGCCGGCTGCGCCTGGCGGGCACCCGAGGGGCCGTGGCCCGTGGCCGTGACTTCGCCCGGCAGGCCCTGCACGACTGGGGCTGGCTGCCGGCGGCCGGCGCGGACCAGCGGGCCGCGGCGGAGGATGTGCTGCTCGTCGTCTCGGAGCTGGTCACCAACGCCTGTCTGCACGCCGAGGGGCCGGAGGAGCTGCGACTGCGCTGTACCGGCAAAGTGCTGCGCCTGGAGGTCAGCGACCTCGGTACGGGCTCACCGGCTCCGCGCAGCCCGCACCGTCCGGGGCGCCCCGGCGGTCACGGCATGTTCATCGTGCAGCGGCTGTGCCTGGACTGGGGCGTGGTGCGCAACGCCGACGGCACGGGCAAGACCGTATGGGCGGAGCTCGCCGCTCCGTCCTGA
- a CDS encoding LPXTG cell wall anchor domain-containing protein, producing MARFYEQHGRRPSRAAGLAVAVAMAAGSAVMLTAPAAHAEVIDVNYQCKTPIGNKGAVSPIDIKSTPSGGAYKLVMSFQKGVSSSPVELGKGAMKPSALIQLGGAESGTVPVAGPPNDQAIPANTPIKISDLSGTYTPKGSGKVTFTASTLTIKALGTTTTCTPSNHPKPSLSLDVKGSGGASGSTGGSATGGASAGGQLPQTGPADSAVALGTLGGTVLLAGAAGALWLTRRHQRV from the coding sequence GTGGCCCGCTTCTACGAACAGCACGGCAGGCGCCCGAGCCGGGCGGCCGGTCTCGCCGTGGCCGTGGCGATGGCGGCGGGGTCCGCGGTGATGCTCACCGCGCCGGCCGCCCATGCCGAGGTCATCGACGTCAACTACCAGTGCAAAACGCCGATCGGCAACAAGGGGGCGGTCTCGCCCATCGACATCAAGAGCACCCCCAGCGGCGGCGCGTACAAGCTCGTCATGTCCTTCCAGAAGGGGGTCTCCTCCAGCCCCGTCGAGCTGGGCAAGGGCGCCATGAAGCCGAGCGCGCTGATCCAGCTGGGCGGCGCGGAGAGCGGTACGGTGCCGGTCGCCGGGCCGCCCAACGACCAGGCGATTCCGGCCAACACCCCCATCAAGATCAGTGACTTGAGCGGCACCTACACGCCCAAGGGCAGCGGCAAGGTCACCTTCACGGCCTCCACCCTCACGATCAAGGCGCTGGGCACCACCACCACCTGCACACCCAGCAACCATCCGAAGCCCTCGCTGTCCCTGGACGTGAAGGGTTCCGGCGGAGCCTCGGGAAGCACCGGAGGTTCCGCCACGGGTGGCGCCTCCGCCGGCGGGCAGCTGCCGCAGACCGGGCCCGCGGACTCCGCCGTCGCGCTGGGCACCCTCGGCGGCACGGTGCTGCTGGCCGGTGCGGCCGGTGCGCTCTGGCTGACCCGCCGTCACCAGCGGGTGTGA